From the genome of Oncorhynchus masou masou isolate Uvic2021 chromosome 15, UVic_Omas_1.1, whole genome shotgun sequence:
ctcacactctctcttatTTCGATGGTCTCTCTTGTTCTATAAGCTAAGTCACTGCCACAGCAGACCCCTTGGTTGCAGACCAGGGATTTCCCCAGTGTCAATGTGCCATCATATGATTAGGCGTGTGGGTGTTTTAGATATGTATAGATATTGTGGAAATGTATATGGAAGTACTCACCGTATACTGATGAGTAACCTGGGTTTCCTGTAAATATATGTGTGAGTTTATAGGTTGGGTTaggctagagagacagagaaaaaaagagagtgtgtgtgtgtgtttgtggggtgggggggggggggtctgtgtgtgtgtttgtgtgtgtattttggtGTGTAAAAGAGAAAGAGATTAACCCCATGCTATGGCCAATCCCTGGTTATGAGTTTACAGCGTCTGTCTGGGCATCGCACTGTTTAAACAACAATCTAATTaatcctgtctttattagtttcactgaactacagagggagggagcgaaggagaagggacggaggggggggggggaattgggAATCCTGTCAGAAAATACTGgagggagatgggatggggggcAGAGTGATAAAACAACTGGGATTCAAGAGGAATTTAAAAGCAGGAGTTTTGGGGCCTTTAAATTGAATTGATATGTTGATGAGAAGAGAATGAAGAGTGGGAGAAAATGAAAGGGGTTGGGACACGCGAGAGGAGTGATGAAAAGACAAAAGGAAAGTAGACAACAAAGCCCGGTGAATGACAGTGTGTGAactgttttaaaaaaaatatgtccaAGCACGATGCTTGTTTCACATGTTCTCTTTTAAATCCTACTAAATTGTGAATAGTAGGTAATGATGGGCTAAAACACTGGACCAGCTCGTTAAATAGATTAATGTAAAGAATTAGTAAAAGACCAAGATTCCACCAACACTTCAGTGCAGGCTCCCTACACATCAGTTGACTACTGCCCCCAAGTGTCATCAGTGAAGAACAACATTCTGAAGCGTTACCACATACTGTTATTGCAGTAAACATATGTTAGATATGTTCAAGCTTTATGTTCTGGGAAATGCTGATGTGACATTTAATTATATACCGTACACAGGTTTGGTTGAGAATCTCCACAGGTGCAAATGAGGTCTAATCTTTCAGGCAAtcttgtgtctgtctctctgcctttgGGTGCGTTCCAGGTTGTCTTTCATTCAGTCGCTCGGCACATCTCAGAGGACTGCTAATATCATGTTAGTGAGAAATTACAACATTCCTGCAAGCAATGTGAGACCTGATCATCTGCAGCCCGACTTCAAAAAAGACGGTTTGGAAAGGACACCTCGAATGAGGCCTTAAAAGCTCTGCGCTGCTGTGTGGTCAAGACGGTGTCTTCTGCACATCTCAGAATATTACTTTATCGTATTCCTACTGTGACGTTAAACTAACTCTTCTTCAGGACTGCAAAAAAGACAACATGGAACACACCCGACTGCAATAAAGACACCTGACCTATTACACACTGGAATGCACCCTTTCCCCCCTCTGTCCCTATAGGCTGTTTGTCAGGAAGTGCAGTGCGTGCCTGCAGGTGATTGGCCGCTCAGAGCTGATCATGCGTGTGCTGGGGCAGGTGTACCACCTGGGCTGTTTCAGCTGCTGTGAGTGTGAGCGCCGGCTGCAGCGCGGGGACGAGTTTGTCCTGAAGGAGGGCCAGTTGCTCTGCAGAGGAGActacgagaaggagagagagatgctggctGCCATCAGCCCCACACCCACTGAGTCAGGTAACAGGAAAAGACGGGGCAACcaacaaatcaatcaatcaatcaaaccaTACAATCACCGGATGAAATCTAGGTGGCACTTCATGCTACGGTATAGAAAGTGCAGGAGATTACGTAATTACACAGTGATAACCTAATGACTTGTTTTTTCATTGGGATTCACTACTAGGCACCATTTGATAGCAATTTGTCTGTCAATTGAAGATCCTAttttctctctccacacccctcaGTGAAGAGTGAGGATGAGGATGGTGGGGGCGGTTCTGTAGGGGGGAAGGGCGGCGAAGGGAAGGACCACAAACGGTCAAAGCGACCACGCACCATCTTGACCACACAGCAGCGCAGAGCTTTCAAGGCCTCCTTCGAGGTGTCCTCCAAACCTTGCAGAAAGGTAAGCAGACCAGGCGTAACACGGTTTCTTTCTTTTGTTCCTTCTCTTTTTcacttttctttctctttcttacacacacacacacacacacacacacacacacacacacacacacacacacacacacacacacacacacacacacacacacacacacacacacagacacagacacagacatatacacacacagtcccaTTTAGTGTCATGGCTTAATTTCTCTTATCTtcaggtgagagagacactggcAGCTGAGACCGGGTTGACAGTTCGAGTCGTGCAAGTGTGGTTCCAAAACCAGAGAGCAAAGGTGAGATATTTGACCTGTCCTGAatcccccccccgcccccctgcCCATGACACTAATACAACCAACAACACTAATCATGAATCTAATGGCGCAATTGCTCTGAAACTGCAtgcaaacatttattttaaaGGCTAAAGCACAGTTAAAGGGATAATCCACCCAAATAACACAAGGAAGAACTATCCTTATAACGAACGACAGAGCAATAGCGCCATTGAGTCCATTATCAGTGTGTTGGTCCTGTGCATTGCAGATGAAGAAGATAGCTCgcaggcagcagcaacagcagcagcagcaggagcaggagcagctgGGAGGGTCCAGGAGAGGGCCGAGCAGGGGGGGTCGACAGAGCAACGATGACAGTGAGGGTAAGAGGGGGGAATAGAGCAGGGATTTCACAAAAGCCTTGTGGCTAACTGGTACTTAACTCGCGGAACGGTAGATGTAGAAGTGCTTAATTTGACCGTTTTTGTTCATTCGTGCACAGGAAGATTAGTCTTTCGCCACAAACGTGACAATTAACAGAGTAGCTTTTGCCAAAGTAGCGAGGTTTCAGGAAACTCAcctcaaggcaggtgaaacaaTGTCTCTGGAGTTAAAGGGGCAGGACGAGAGGAAGAGATGCAGGGATTGATTCATGTTCAGTCTCTGTCTTCCCAGACGGTTCGAGTGGTCATGGATTGGAAGGTCTGTTGGCGTACCCTTCGTTACCACGACAGCAGCTACTGGCTCTGGACCCCAACATCTACGGAGGAGAGCCGTTCCGCCATGGCCTCACCCCTCCTCAGCTGGGCTCTGAACATCTTCACTCCTACggtaagagagggagggatagggagagagatggaaaaagaCCGAGAGAGATGGACGGaccaaacagacagacatactaACTCTATTTCCCCTTTAGATTCAGAGACTGTGTTCCACGATCTGGACAGCGACGGGAGCCTCAGTCACCTCGGCGACTGTCTTCTGGCAGCGGCAGATGGTGGGCTCCTGGCGGGGCGGGTGGGAAACCCCATCGACCGCCTCTACTCCATGCAGAACTCCTACTTCACATCCTGACCCCTCACCCTTGACCCCTGACTCACTCCACCAATCACCACTCAGAGAAG
Proteins encoded in this window:
- the lmx1al gene encoding LIM homeobox transcription factor 1-alpha isoform X2, with translation MLPIEVSEGVCFTSSEHDEGRRAGMKTEETQSCLQQPPASTPFGSEHRGGGGEVCAGCESPIADRFLLRVNERSWHETCVKCAVCLSALNGTCYCRDRLLYCKHDYEKLFVRKCSACLQVIGRSELIMRVLGQVYHLGCFSCCECERRLQRGDEFVLKEGQLLCRGDYEKEREMLAAISPTPTESVKSEDEDGGGGSVGGKGGEGKDHKRSKRPRTILTTQQRRAFKASFEVSSKPCRKVRETLAAETGLTVRVVQVWFQNQRAKMKKIARRQQQQQQQQEQEQLGGSRRGPSRGGRQSNDDSEVSVFPDGSSGHGLEGLLAYPSLPRQQLLALDPNIYGGEPFRHGLTPPQLGSEHLHSYDSETVFHDLDSDGSLSHLGDCLLAAADGGLLAGRVGNPIDRLYSMQNSYFTS
- the lmx1al gene encoding LIM homeobox transcription factor 1-beta isoform X3, which encodes MLPIEVSEGVCFTSSEHDEGRRAGMKTEETQSCLQQPPASTPFGSEHRGGGGEVCAGCESPIADRFLLRVNERSWHETCVKCAVCLSALNGTCYCRDRLLYCKHDYEKLFVRKCSACLQVIGRSELIMRVLGQVYHLGCFSCCECERRLQRGDEFVLKEGQLLCRGDYEKEREMLAAISPTPTESVKSEDEDGGGGSVGGKGGEGKDHKRSKRPRTILTTQQRRAFKASFEVSSKPCRKVRETLAAETGLTVRVVQVWFQNQRAKMKKIARRQQQQQQQQEQEQLGGSRRGPSRGGRQSNDDSEDGSSGHGLEGLLAYPSLPRQQLLALDPNIYGGEPFRHGLTPPQLGSEHLHSYDSETVFHDLDSDGSLSHLGDCLLAAADGGLLAGRVGNPIDRLYSMQNSYFTS
- the lmx1al gene encoding LIM homeobox transcription factor 1-beta isoform X1 yields the protein MLPIEVSEGVCFTSSEHDEGRRAGMKTEETQSCLQQPPASTPFGSEHRGGGGEVCAGCESPIADRFLLRVNERSWHETCVKCAVCLSALNGTCYCRDRLLYCKHDYEKLFVRKCSACLQVIGRSELIMRVLGQVYHLGCFSCCECERRLQRGDEFVLKEGQLLCRGDYEKEREMLAAISPTPTESVKSEDEDGGGGSVGGKGGEGKDHKRSKRPRTILTTQQRRAFKASFEVSSKPCRKVRETLAAETGLTVRVVQVWFQNQRAKTVRVVMDWKVCWRTLRYHDSSYWLWTPTSTEESRSAMASPLLSWALNIFTPTIQRLCSTIWTATGASVTSATVFWQRQMVGSWRGGWETPSTASTPCRTPTSHPDPSPLTPDSLHQSPLREAANDRLSYKAQKVIIPNMLELGPYPYLTGLIVPYQVKS